The Mangifera indica cultivar Alphonso chromosome 19, CATAS_Mindica_2.1, whole genome shotgun sequence nucleotide sequence TGATTCagacatttttattattaagtgtgaagaatattgaattaataaaacgGTATGTTTTGTGTTTATAGTGGTGGTTGGAAAAAGATGTTTCTTTACAAATAAGCAttgtatttttctcttcttcgaCAAGAATAGTCCTTCAATTCAAGCGGTCATAGAGTTTTCCTCCTCTAGCAATATGAAGACGATAGAAAGATCTAACTTAGGATTGCCAACTTAGCAGATTTTTGTAGGTGGCTGTATATAAGCAATcttgtatttgtatttgtatttgaagttaataaaattgaggTATTATTCATGAATTTCTCCATTATTGACATaacatcacataattaaattattttaaattaaagataaaatagtatttaattatataataatatacaatgTTTGAATACATTATTactacatatattattatttgatcattaaataaatcacatatatggttaataattaaatttaatggcAAAAACTAATGACAAGGACCACAGTAATCATTCACCAAACAAGGAGAACCAGTTTgccaaatttcaatttattcctGATAGACAAacatttaaattaaagtaaaaaaaaaaaaaaatgaaaaagttataCGTTACAATTACAGCTAGGGCCACCACAAACCCTGGgaaaagtttcaacttttctGTAGGCTTTGCTTACACTTTTTCCTGGGCGGTTCCTAATACCGACAAAAATTGTCCACAAGTTTCACCATCTTTCTATACGTTACATTGCTATCAAAACCCTAAAGCATTCTATATATGTTTTcagaaataattgaaaaaaaaaaaaaacacacacttTTGGTTAAAAAAGGATGAGTGTTGCAAACAATGGAACGCTTTCAGTTGGCTTGCTAGTTCTTGTGTTGCTAAATTATTCAAATGGGGTAATGGGAGATCCTGCTGTTACAGGATTTTTCGTGTTTGGAGACTCACTTGTTGATGTTGGTAACAACAATTATCTTAGCTCAATGGCTAAGGCTAATTATTATCCATATggtgttgattttgaatttggcACCACTGGCAGATTTTCCAATGGCAAAACCTTTGTTGATTTTCTTGGTAAGTTTTAACTGTATCTCATCTCACTAAATATCATATCTAAATTGTcagttataacaaaattaattgttgCACTGGTTGATCAGTTACAATATAAGTTTATTTATGTACTTTATGAGAGTAGTATTATTGATTACTTAGTAcgtaatgtattaatttttatatgtagcAAGGATGCTGGGGCTGCCATACCCACCAGCTTTTGCAGATCCAAACACAAATGGACCTAGAATTCTGGGTGGAGTCAATTATGCTTCTGCAGCTGCTGGTATTCTTGATGAATCAGGCCAACATTATGTATATTTCACTTATCCCAAATTTCATCTCATTGTTGGAGGTCAACATATTGTTCGAGTAAGCCATAATTAACGTATGTaaatttgttgatatatatatatatatgcagggTGAGAGGTATACTCTAAGCCAGCAAGTGCTGAATTTTGAGACAAACACATTGAATCAATTAAGAACAATGATGGGTGCAAGTAACTTGACTGATTATCTTGCAAAATCCATTGCAATTTTGGCTTTTGGGAGTAATGACTACATCAACAATTATCTCATGCCAACTTACCCTTCCCAATTCACCTACACTCCCCCACAATTTGCTAATCTCTTACTCAATCGCTATGCAAGACAACTTCTGGTAAGCCAATGAATTAAAGAATTAATGtctgatataatatttaagaaCTGTTGTAATGAGTTTGTTGCAGGCACTGTATAGTGTTGGCCTTAGAAAATTCTTAGTAGCTGGAATTGCTCCTATTGGTTGCATCCCTAGTCTGAGAGCTCAAGCACCTCCTGGAAGATGTTATGATTATGCAAATCAAATACTTGGAACATTCAATGAAGGCCTCAAATCACTTACGGATCAATTGAACAACCGATGTCCTGGTGCAGTTTTTGTGTCCTTTAATACTTACGCTGCTGTTGGTGACATCTTAAATAACCCTGCAACTTTCGGTAATTAAGTATTCACACAACTTCAAAACAATTACGTACAAATTAATTGTAAAGTTCTCTAACTAGAGGAATTTGCAGGATTCGGTACTATTGATAGGGCTTGCTGTGGAATAGGGAGAGACCAAGGGCAAATAACATGTCTTCCTTATGTAATGCCATGCTTTAATAGAAATCAATTTGTGTTTTGGGATGCCTTCCATCCAACTGAAGCTGTTAATGCCATTCTTGCAAGGAAAGCAGCTTATGGATCATCTTCCAATTATTGGTACCCTTTCAATCTGCTCAACATCACTCTCAACCAATGATCACTacaaaaaaaaccctaatatatatatagtttatggtttcatcttttgtttttgatagCGATATTTTTAGcaaattaatatcatttgtaTTGTGAACAATTCTATACATGTGTGTGTGAAATGGACTTTTGTTGcttataattaaagaaatatatatattcctcCGTTGCGATTCCATCTTCAATCTACATTTTAATGTTATGCCATTGGATTTATTTTGGTGATctccccccttttttttttttaatttgtgaaaTATGAAATTGATCGTATTTGAGTAGTCATTTTCgctaatttattattgataattaaatttatttataataattaaaacattactAGTGGTCCAAATTAATATGCCACCCATAAGattagtaattaattatgtaataacgTTAGGTTTTATTTACGGGGTTTAAATCAATTCCCTCAATTTccttcaaatataattaaaattttagccTATTAACATTACTTAGTACTAATTAAGATGAGGTTTGTTCCAAGATGTCCTGCTCGAGATCAAATTTAAGCTTGAATCAAATAAACTGTAaagaattaaacttatttttataaaattaattaagtttgaattgatttaaatattcgaatttaaatcactttagatcaaatttaaagtaaaattattttcgaatcaaattcaaacctcattttgttaaaattgaacCAATCTATAATAGctaaatcttttatatttgaCTTAGTTAGACCATATTTGAGCTTTGCCAGAATCAAACTCAATACCAAAACTAAAATCTTACTACcaaaatatattactttaaatattaggtgaatataaattaataatgtatttagttaaattagtaagcataaataaattttgtgtttaattaataataataaaagaatattaagatattattttatttaaatatttttaatatatttaattttatttattaaataaaaataaaattataatgatttattatatcAGCTTGATAATAAAAAGATAGTCacaatcatttattatttaataaattattaaaataatattaataataaaaaatatattataaaaataatgtattttacGTGAAACATTCTAATAGTAATAACAAATTTGTTTGGATGCATAAAATTACTCTTCCGTAGgcaaaatcaaaacaatttgaCAGTCCAAACAGCCCATGGGCCGTTTCCCAACACCTCCTTGCAAAAGTACACACCACAATCACTTTCTTTTTCCGACACAAAACCCAGTGAATTAAGCGGTCAAAGCAGGGGTTTTGTTTTAGTTCTGCCATTTCAGtttgagttttgagtttttATAACGAGAGAAAAGAAATGGCACCCTTCATTTCTTCTCTCAAAAAGTCACT carries:
- the LOC123203634 gene encoding GDSL esterase/lipase At1g71250; this translates as MSVANNGTLSVGLLVLVLLNYSNGVMGDPAVTGFFVFGDSLVDVGNNNYLSSMAKANYYPYGVDFEFGTTGRFSNGKTFVDFLARMLGLPYPPAFADPNTNGPRILGGVNYASAAAGILDESGQHYGERYTLSQQVLNFETNTLNQLRTMMGASNLTDYLAKSIAILAFGSNDYINNYLMPTYPSQFTYTPPQFANLLLNRYARQLLALYSVGLRKFLVAGIAPIGCIPSLRAQAPPGRCYDYANQILGTFNEGLKSLTDQLNNRCPGAVFVSFNTYAAVGDILNNPATFGFGTIDRACCGIGRDQGQITCLPYVMPCFNRNQFVFWDAFHPTEAVNAILARKAAYGSSSNYWYPFNLLNITLNQ